A window of the Nocardia sp. NBC_01329 genome harbors these coding sequences:
- a CDS encoding TauD/TfdA family dioxygenase has product MKSVLSERKTFHPPSIEDIEHRELPETAGRAVRELAAEIAFTLDPTPGDTTRTLADPALIELISARSAELPAEVHRAVRPPATPAGACVLRRLPLRDDEIGPTPPDWQTATAWTAEPDRPTCSFELDIAMLLLAAAAGEPFCWAGQQDGRLVNNIVPAAGHELEQSGASSTVLLSPHTEDAFHPQRANLLLLGCLRNPDRVGTTISSVRRVELTAAEQDTLRAPTLPILPDVSYGSGFDRDTAVSVPTLWCEPGYEGVSEALTTRFDPAYTPLDDAGPDYRAAYLRLEHELERVCVLACLEPGELLLVDNDVAVHGRVPFAARYDGTDRWLKRVNIRLPERPRRAAESGENGYGQQIIAPFAPLPAQRARAERNGAVDDRGSVEHT; this is encoded by the coding sequence GTGAAAAGCGTTCTCTCCGAACGTAAGACGTTTCACCCACCTAGTATCGAAGATATCGAGCACCGTGAGTTACCCGAAACCGCCGGACGGGCGGTGCGCGAACTGGCCGCTGAGATCGCGTTCACACTGGATCCCACGCCGGGCGATACCACGCGCACCCTCGCCGATCCCGCGCTGATCGAGCTGATCAGCGCTCGCTCCGCTGAACTTCCGGCGGAGGTCCACCGGGCGGTGCGCCCGCCGGCCACCCCGGCGGGGGCATGCGTGCTCCGGCGGCTGCCGCTGCGCGACGACGAGATCGGCCCCACCCCGCCGGATTGGCAGACCGCGACCGCGTGGACCGCCGAGCCGGATCGGCCGACCTGCTCGTTCGAGCTGGATATCGCCATGCTGCTGCTCGCCGCGGCAGCCGGTGAGCCATTCTGCTGGGCCGGCCAGCAGGACGGGCGCCTGGTCAACAACATCGTGCCGGCCGCCGGACACGAACTCGAGCAGTCCGGTGCCAGCAGTACCGTCCTGCTCAGCCCACATACCGAAGACGCTTTCCATCCGCAGCGAGCGAACCTGCTGTTGCTGGGCTGCCTGCGCAACCCCGATCGCGTCGGCACCACAATCTCCTCGGTGCGCCGAGTGGAACTGACAGCCGCGGAACAGGACACGCTGCGCGCACCCACGCTACCGATCCTGCCGGACGTCTCCTACGGGTCCGGATTCGACCGCGATACCGCCGTCTCCGTGCCCACGCTGTGGTGCGAGCCCGGATACGAAGGCGTATCCGAGGCGCTCACCACACGATTCGATCCCGCCTACACACCGCTCGACGACGCCGGTCCCGACTACCGCGCGGCGTACCTGCGGCTGGAGCACGAACTCGAACGAGTCTGTGTACTGGCCTGTCTCGAACCCGGCGAGCTGCTCCTCGTCGACAACGATGTCGCAGTTCACGGCCGGGTTCCGTTCGCCGCGCGCTACGACGGCACCGACCGCTGGCTCAAACGGGTGAACATACGGCTTCCCGAACGCCCTCGCCGCGCAGCCGAATCCGGGGAGAATGGATACGGTCAGCAGATCATCGCGCCCTTCGCGCCGCTACCGGCGCAACGGGCGCGAGCAGAGCGGAACGGTGCAGTAGATGATCGAGGATCCGTTGAGCACACGTGA
- a CDS encoding FHA domain-containing protein: MRDQQVEVVTGPHAAARVASAVVLVAHRGAGRPTEDTPVMRALVALAELVREAAVRRPEGPGALIAREATRWLMTQGDRTGPGSSTDFGILSAAGPGRVAIFLHGAVTAVLDGMDSEYFHGRDAMFTVDRTAVAPARAVALFVDDTSVDADGEFRPVLPATRGIGRLVDGIAEAAGVIVWTPAGPDATATSSDTWTGSRMIRAAAPEPGQTADTVRPPRDSPDRQPVPPPDPDAVATAISTPLLDTVELSERGTVDDPAPTDGSRGGGDTDPHRAQTAMSGRQPARGDTGPEGTPGSRKGDSEPPRRSPAHPTPRRDLPYAAHGPVERGTPPLDPELRRRTEATAKGNALTIKVMGFKCARAHPTDPRAAFCSVCGMPVDQTQPLIEVVRPPLGILVLDDGATYLLEGDSVLGRDPENSEPARGGLTPLQVVDNSGGMSRAHAELRLVNWDVTLVDRGSTNGTRTRAMGYRDWVRIPPRRPVVLIPGTEILIGHRMLRYESAAPPPFGL, encoded by the coding sequence GTGCGGGATCAGCAGGTCGAGGTCGTCACCGGCCCGCACGCGGCGGCCCGGGTCGCGAGTGCTGTGGTTCTGGTCGCCCATCGCGGCGCAGGCCGTCCCACCGAGGACACACCCGTGATGCGAGCGCTGGTGGCTCTGGCCGAGCTGGTACGCGAGGCCGCTGTGCGGCGGCCCGAAGGCCCCGGGGCGTTGATAGCCCGGGAAGCGACCAGGTGGCTCATGACGCAGGGGGACCGGACCGGCCCGGGAAGCTCGACGGATTTCGGTATTCTCTCCGCCGCGGGCCCCGGCCGTGTCGCGATCTTCCTGCACGGCGCTGTCACCGCGGTGCTCGACGGTATGGACAGCGAGTACTTCCACGGCCGGGACGCGATGTTCACCGTCGACCGTACGGCGGTGGCACCGGCTCGCGCGGTCGCGCTGTTCGTCGACGACACCTCCGTCGACGCGGACGGGGAATTCCGGCCCGTACTGCCGGCGACGCGCGGTATCGGCCGACTGGTGGACGGGATCGCCGAGGCCGCCGGGGTGATCGTCTGGACACCCGCCGGTCCGGACGCGACCGCGACATCGTCGGACACCTGGACCGGGAGCCGGATGATCCGGGCGGCGGCCCCCGAACCGGGACAGACCGCGGATACTGTCCGGCCGCCCCGGGATTCGCCGGACCGGCAGCCGGTACCGCCTCCGGACCCGGATGCTGTGGCCACGGCGATATCGACTCCGCTGCTGGATACGGTCGAACTCTCCGAGCGAGGCACCGTGGATGACCCCGCACCCACCGACGGGTCGCGGGGCGGCGGCGATACCGATCCACACCGGGCGCAGACCGCGATGAGCGGACGGCAGCCGGCACGCGGCGATACCGGACCGGAGGGCACGCCGGGCTCTCGGAAAGGCGATTCCGAGCCGCCCCGGCGTTCTCCCGCACATCCCACTCCGCGCCGGGATCTGCCGTACGCGGCACACGGTCCGGTGGAGCGCGGTACCCCGCCGTTGGACCCGGAGCTGCGCCGCCGGACCGAAGCGACCGCCAAGGGCAACGCGCTCACCATCAAGGTCATGGGATTCAAATGCGCGCGGGCTCATCCCACCGATCCGCGGGCGGCCTTCTGCAGTGTCTGCGGGATGCCGGTGGACCAGACCCAACCGCTGATCGAAGTGGTCCGGCCACCGCTGGGCATCCTGGTCCTCGACGACGGCGCGACCTATCTACTGGAGGGTGATTCCGTACTCGGCCGCGACCCGGAGAACTCCGAGCCCGCCCGGGGCGGGCTCACCCCGCTGCAGGTGGTGGACAATTCCGGCGGGATGTCACGCGCACACGCGGAATTGCGGCTGGTGAACTGGGATGTGACGCTGGTCGATCGGGGCTCCACCAACGGCACTCGCACCCGGGCCATGGGCTACCGCGACTGGGTCCGTATCCCGCCGCGCCGGCCCGTGGTACTGATCCCGGGGACCGAGATCCTGATCGGTCACCGGATGCTGCGGTACGAATCGGCCGCGCCGCCGCCGTTCGGCTTGTGA
- a CDS encoding metallopeptidase, whose amino-acid sequence MPKLTTSAVVVSALCALLLVTGCTRFVDGHAVSIYDNPFQVAGLPTTSGPSGPRENAPTSDLVAEHGDGGDVDTLALNAVTDVQAYWEDHYDAEFEGEFEPVDKLISWSARDSRRDSVEFCTESTYRMVNAAYCRLDNSIGWDRALLLPTMTETFGQMSVVMVIAHEYGHAIQNNAKIVDRDDPVIVKEQQADCFAGAYMRWVAEGKSDYFTINTSDGLNSVLAATVAIRDSDPDDPESVHGSAFERVSAVQIGFTDGAKGCKGIDMDEIEQRRGDLPQSFEGASGEFEITEKSLVELSEALSVILPTSKEPIYRYDGAEIECSDAVATEPVTYCPASNTIATNIDGLAERGTATDDAEVPLPVKVTGDFNGYVVFISRYTLAVQQSRDQDLVGAKTGLRAACLSGVATGKLAETGRAQGDITLAAGDLDEAVSGLLADGLAASDVEGKTVPSGFSRVDAFRAGVLGGEDTCSARYE is encoded by the coding sequence ATGCCGAAACTCACGACCTCTGCTGTCGTCGTCTCGGCGCTGTGCGCACTACTGCTGGTGACCGGATGTACCCGGTTCGTGGACGGCCACGCGGTATCGATCTACGACAATCCCTTCCAGGTCGCCGGCTTGCCGACCACGAGCGGTCCCAGCGGTCCACGGGAGAACGCACCCACCTCCGATCTGGTCGCCGAGCACGGCGACGGTGGCGATGTCGATACGCTGGCGCTGAACGCCGTCACAGACGTCCAGGCCTACTGGGAGGACCACTACGACGCCGAGTTCGAAGGCGAGTTCGAACCGGTGGACAAACTGATCTCCTGGAGTGCCCGGGATTCGCGACGCGATTCGGTGGAGTTCTGCACCGAATCGACCTACCGCATGGTGAACGCGGCCTACTGCCGGCTGGACAACTCCATCGGCTGGGACCGGGCGCTGCTACTGCCCACCATGACCGAGACCTTCGGGCAGATGTCGGTGGTGATGGTGATCGCCCACGAGTACGGGCACGCGATCCAGAACAACGCGAAAATCGTCGACCGCGACGATCCGGTAATCGTGAAGGAACAGCAGGCCGACTGTTTCGCCGGTGCGTACATGCGCTGGGTGGCCGAAGGGAAATCGGATTACTTCACCATCAACACCTCCGACGGCCTGAACTCGGTACTGGCCGCCACGGTGGCGATCCGGGATTCCGATCCCGACGATCCCGAGAGTGTGCACGGTTCGGCCTTCGAACGGGTCTCGGCCGTCCAGATCGGTTTCACCGACGGCGCCAAGGGCTGCAAGGGCATCGATATGGACGAGATCGAGCAGCGCCGCGGTGATCTGCCGCAAAGTTTCGAGGGGGCGTCCGGAGAGTTCGAGATCACCGAGAAGAGCCTGGTCGAATTGAGCGAGGCCCTGTCGGTGATCCTGCCGACCTCGAAGGAACCGATCTACCGCTACGACGGAGCGGAAATAGAGTGCAGCGACGCGGTTGCCACCGAACCCGTCACCTATTGTCCGGCGAGCAATACCATCGCCACCAATATCGACGGGCTCGCCGAGCGCGGAACTGCCACCGACGATGCGGAAGTCCCGCTGCCGGTGAAGGTCACCGGCGATTTCAACGGGTACGTGGTGTTCATCTCGCGCTATACCTTGGCCGTACAGCAGAGCCGAGACCAGGATCTGGTGGGCGCGAAGACCGGACTGCGGGCCGCCTGCCTGTCCGGGGTGGCCACCGGGAAGCTGGCGGAAACCGGTCGCGCGCAGGGTGATATCACGCTGGCGGCCGGCGACCTGGACGAAGCGGTCTCGGGTCTGCTGGCCGACGGCCTGGCGGCCAGTGATGTCGAGGGAAAAACGGTACCGAGCGGATTCTCACGGGTGGACGCGTTCCGCGCCGGGGTTCTCGGCGGTGAGGACACCTGTAGCGCCCGGTACGAATGA
- the rpsI gene encoding 30S ribosomal protein S9: MTAPEEFTEYDEAVVEDAAAEVLDEGVVYDDEAEFVEYAVPLDRPVQTVGRRKEAVVRVRLVPGTGNFVLNGRSIEDYFPNKVHQQLVKSPLVTVERVESFDVFARLHGGGPSGQAGALRLAIARALTVVNADDRPALKRAGFLTRDPRATERKKYGLKKARKAPQYSKR, from the coding sequence GTGACCGCTCCCGAGGAATTCACCGAATACGACGAAGCGGTCGTCGAGGACGCCGCGGCCGAGGTGCTGGACGAAGGCGTCGTCTACGACGACGAGGCCGAGTTCGTCGAGTACGCGGTCCCGCTGGACCGCCCGGTACAGACCGTCGGCCGCCGTAAGGAAGCCGTGGTTCGCGTGCGCCTGGTGCCGGGTACCGGCAACTTCGTGCTCAACGGCCGTTCGATCGAGGACTACTTCCCCAACAAGGTGCACCAGCAGCTGGTGAAGTCGCCGCTGGTCACCGTCGAGCGTGTCGAATCCTTCGATGTGTTCGCCCGCCTGCACGGCGGTGGCCCCTCGGGTCAGGCCGGCGCGCTGCGCCTGGCCATCGCCCGGGCGCTGACCGTGGTCAACGCGGACGATCGTCCCGCGCTCAAGCGTGCCGGGTTCCTCACTCGTGACCCGCGTGCCACCGAGCGCAAGAAGTACGGCCTCAAGAAGGCACGTAAAGCGCCGCAGTACTCGAAGCGCTGA
- a CDS encoding DUF7373 family lipoprotein, whose translation MVRISRVSTVTAVIAVVAAALSGCGSLAGTAVPGEIDVRSLAVGDFPVDKFSYPSDGDDDGPMLEGIRMSEAVVTSNQVDPALKFGRGSKVLADPAAAIGFLANVSEPVLKNRKMVVGYAASGADLDDPEGQTSPESGATAITVVALRFPDTAAATAAAEELEDADIGVSPDNRRLRSEKYPDALVHWRPGVASVGAFLAQDEFVISLFVQRPKADSKDLVSWVDKTLAAQLAQLGRFRPTPTADIADLPVDPENMLSRVVVADRAGQVPDPDRFAVYGRNYLIDSADDQPARARLLDESGFESTAYADGSSVARVRDPAGAPILVDGLVESTGEAYEPYPAVAGVPGAKCLRLNAQGDPQHQYRFRCFVPYKRYVGVVSSDNESEVEQKTAAQYALLANSL comes from the coding sequence ATGGTTCGGATATCGCGTGTCAGCACCGTCACCGCGGTCATCGCTGTCGTAGCGGCCGCGCTGTCCGGATGCGGTTCGCTGGCGGGGACGGCGGTCCCGGGGGAAATCGACGTACGTTCCCTGGCAGTCGGCGATTTCCCGGTCGACAAGTTCAGCTATCCGAGCGACGGCGACGACGACGGGCCGATGCTGGAGGGTATCCGCATGTCGGAGGCTGTAGTAACCAGCAACCAGGTCGACCCCGCGCTGAAATTCGGCCGGGGTTCCAAAGTGCTCGCCGATCCGGCGGCCGCGATCGGCTTCCTGGCCAATGTGTCCGAGCCGGTGCTGAAGAACCGCAAGATGGTGGTCGGTTACGCGGCCAGCGGGGCCGACCTCGACGATCCGGAGGGCCAGACCAGCCCGGAGTCCGGCGCCACCGCGATCACTGTGGTGGCATTGCGTTTCCCCGACACCGCGGCCGCCACCGCGGCGGCCGAGGAACTGGAGGACGCCGATATCGGTGTCTCCCCCGATAACCGGCGGCTGCGATCGGAGAAATATCCCGATGCGCTGGTGCACTGGCGGCCCGGTGTCGCCAGTGTCGGCGCGTTCCTGGCCCAGGACGAATTCGTGATCTCGCTGTTCGTCCAGCGGCCGAAGGCCGACAGTAAAGATCTGGTGTCCTGGGTGGACAAGACGCTCGCCGCCCAGCTCGCTCAGCTCGGCCGGTTCCGGCCCACTCCCACCGCTGATATCGCGGATCTCCCGGTCGATCCGGAGAACATGCTGTCCCGGGTGGTGGTCGCCGATCGGGCGGGGCAGGTTCCCGATCCCGACAGGTTCGCCGTCTACGGGCGGAACTATCTGATCGATTCGGCCGACGACCAGCCCGCCCGCGCCCGCCTGCTCGACGAATCGGGTTTCGAGAGCACCGCGTATGCCGATGGCAGTTCGGTGGCCCGTGTGCGCGATCCGGCCGGTGCGCCGATTCTGGTGGACGGTCTCGTCGAATCGACGGGCGAGGCCTACGAGCCGTATCCCGCCGTGGCGGGTGTTCCCGGTGCGAAATGCCTGCGGCTCAACGCGCAAGGCGATCCGCAGCACCAGTACCGGTTCCGGTGCTTCGTCCCGTACAAGCGGTATGTGGGTGTCGTGTCCAGCGATAACGAATCCGAGGTCGAGCAGAAGACCGCGGCCCAGTACGCGTTACTCGCCAACAGTCTCTGA
- a CDS encoding PspC domain-containing protein, whose translation MTAPARRFTRSTADKWIGGVCGGIAEYFGWSSGLVRLLFVVSCVLPGPQFLIYLALWIFMPKR comes from the coding sequence ATGACCGCCCCCGCACGCCGTTTCACCCGCTCCACCGCCGATAAGTGGATCGGCGGAGTCTGCGGCGGTATCGCCGAATACTTCGGCTGGAGCTCCGGACTCGTCCGGCTGCTGTTCGTGGTGTCCTGTGTGCTGCCCGGCCCCCAGTTCCTCATTTATCTGGCGCTGTGGATATTCATGCCGAAACGCTGA
- the glmM gene encoding phosphoglucosamine mutase: MGHLFGTDGVRGLANDSLSPELALRVAGAAAQVLGGDVGSGHRKVAVLGRDPRASGEMLEAAVTAGLAAAGMDVLPVGVLPTPAVAYLTGLYDASLGVMISASHNPMPDNGIKIFAAGGHKLEDAVEERIEARVAAGGFDRPTGSAIGRVLGAAGTPRPGSDLLGQFSVGNTHERYIEHLVEVTGQDLSGLTVVVDCAHGAASEVGPAAYRAAGARVIAINADPDGLNINAGCGSTHIEQVQQAVREHGADLGLAHDGDADRCLAVDAAGDVVDGDAIMAILAIGMRESGALVDDTLVATVMSNLGLHLAMRAAGITVRTTGVGDRYVLEELRTGGYTLGGEQSGHVVFPRHGTTGDGILTGLQLMARMARTGKPLAELSGVIEKVPQVLVNVPVSDKAAVTADPGVLDAVRAAEALLGDTGRILLRPSGTEQLVRVMVEATDHDRAQQLADDLAKLVAAV, encoded by the coding sequence ATGGGACATCTGTTCGGCACCGACGGCGTACGCGGGCTCGCCAACGATTCGTTGAGCCCGGAGCTGGCGTTACGGGTCGCCGGGGCGGCGGCGCAGGTACTGGGCGGGGACGTTGGCTCCGGTCACCGCAAGGTCGCGGTGCTCGGGCGGGATCCGCGCGCCAGCGGGGAGATGCTGGAAGCCGCGGTGACCGCGGGTCTGGCCGCCGCGGGAATGGATGTGTTACCGGTCGGCGTGCTGCCGACTCCGGCCGTCGCCTACCTGACCGGTCTGTACGACGCGAGTCTGGGTGTGATGATCTCCGCCTCGCACAATCCGATGCCGGACAACGGAATCAAGATCTTCGCGGCGGGCGGGCACAAGCTCGAGGACGCCGTCGAGGAACGTATCGAGGCGCGGGTTGCCGCCGGTGGGTTCGATCGTCCGACCGGGTCAGCGATCGGCCGGGTGCTCGGTGCCGCCGGAACGCCCCGGCCCGGTTCGGATCTGCTCGGACAGTTCAGTGTGGGCAATACCCATGAGCGCTATATCGAGCATCTGGTGGAGGTCACCGGTCAGGATCTGAGCGGGCTGACGGTCGTCGTGGACTGTGCGCACGGTGCCGCGTCCGAGGTCGGGCCCGCCGCCTACCGCGCGGCCGGTGCCCGGGTCATCGCGATCAACGCCGACCCCGACGGGCTCAATATCAACGCCGGATGTGGGTCGACCCATATCGAGCAGGTACAACAGGCTGTCCGGGAGCACGGGGCCGACCTGGGCCTGGCCCACGACGGCGATGCCGATCGCTGTCTGGCAGTGGACGCGGCGGGTGATGTCGTGGACGGTGACGCGATCATGGCGATCCTGGCCATCGGTATGCGGGAATCCGGGGCCCTGGTGGACGACACCCTCGTTGCGACGGTCATGAGCAATCTGGGACTCCATCTGGCGATGCGCGCCGCCGGAATCACCGTGCGCACCACCGGCGTCGGCGACCGGTATGTACTGGAAGAGTTACGTACCGGTGGTTACACGCTCGGGGGTGAGCAGTCCGGGCACGTCGTCTTCCCACGCCACGGCACCACCGGCGACGGTATCCTCACCGGTCTGCAGTTGATGGCTCGGATGGCGCGGACCGGAAAGCCGCTGGCCGAGCTGTCCGGAGTGATCGAGAAGGTGCCGCAGGTCCTGGTGAACGTCCCTGTCTCGGACAAGGCCGCCGTCACCGCCGACCCGGGAGTCCTCGACGCGGTCCGCGCCGCGGAGGCCCTGCTCGGTGACACCGGGCGAATCCTGCTGCGGCCCAGTGGAACCGAACAACTGGTCCGGGTGATGGTGGAAGCCACCGATCACGACCGAGCCCAGCAGCTCGCCGACGATCTCGCGAAACTGGTCGCGGCGGTCTGA
- the rplM gene encoding 50S ribosomal protein L13, whose protein sequence is MPTYSPKAGDVTRQWYVIDATDVVLGRLAVQAANLLRGKHKPTYAPHMDGGDFVIIINADKVAISGNKRQDKLIHHHSGHPGGLKSRTVGQVLETRPDRLVEKAVKGMIPKNKLGNAIAGKLKVYAGPSHPHTAQQPVPFEIKQVAQ, encoded by the coding sequence GTGCCTACGTACAGCCCGAAGGCGGGTGACGTCACCCGGCAGTGGTACGTCATCGACGCCACTGACGTAGTGCTCGGCCGTCTTGCCGTTCAAGCAGCGAATCTGCTGCGCGGTAAGCACAAGCCGACCTACGCACCGCATATGGATGGTGGCGATTTCGTCATCATCATCAATGCCGACAAGGTTGCCATCAGCGGCAACAAGCGGCAGGACAAGCTCATCCATCACCACTCCGGGCACCCCGGTGGCCTGAAGTCCCGCACTGTCGGCCAGGTGTTGGAAACCCGCCCCGACCGGCTGGTGGAGAAGGCCGTCAAGGGCATGATCCCCAAGAACAAACTCGGCAACGCGATCGCCGGCAAGCTGAAGGTGTACGCGGGCCCGAGCCATCCGCACACCGCTCAGCAGCCCGTTCCGTTCGAGATCAAGCAGGTGGCCCAGTGA
- a CDS encoding FHA domain-containing protein, which yields MSAPGVRTITVRHDGTERVFDSNQQITLGRAPEVTLFVDSPLVSRVHAILAWQSGAWVLTDNGSTNGVFVDARRVGGPVPIDRPTQVRLGDAISGPLLWLVPAGVPQQPQRPQAQARTPQSQPLQRPAAPPRPQSGAQPQVPRHGRRGPTPGRPLPAQRPAPPQQPSHGGRPPQPPQVAHGVQPPQVAHGVQPPQAATGVQPPVVPPQPVNVNMTAKASVAAVPPVRHRATEGPIARADRIPPGGLAIGRTSDNQIVVNDPLASRKHARLVAGADGLALEDLGSANGTFVNGVRQQRTALRERDIITIGNIDFEVQQGTLVHRQRPVAEQGLTVHGVGFTVEGNKQLLVDVNMQAARGTLTALIGPSGAGKSTLSRLIAGSTQPSGGAVSFEGRDLHAEYEALRSRIGMVPQDDVLHRQLTVRQALGFAAELRLPPDSSRADRQQVIDGVLRELSLTEHADTRVDRLSGGQRKRASVALELLTGPALLILDEPTSGLDPALDRQVMMMLRELADAGRVVIVVTHSVACLDMCDQVVLLAPGGKTAYAGHPAGVEAALGTSDWAKIFADVAANPDAAFAHYRSRQAALPPAPPPAARQSGGGSPPQSGAWKQFSTLARRQLRLILADRGYLSFLVLLPFVLGGLSLVVPGQYGFSPPPLTQTDDGSFIRVGSSEPQQLLVVLILGACFMGSTLTVRDLVGERTIFLRERAVGLRSGAYLTAKIVVFSVAALLQSGVMIGFVLLGKKRPEEGSVLAIGGAELYLDIAATAVACVVFGLLLSSLAKSSEQVMPLLVVAIMGLLVMAGGLIPVTDRVVLEQVSWLFPSRWGYAAAASTVDIRSLFVQSQQDGFWEHTRSAWFLDIGLVVAITVVLGLITWTRLRLKKSAR from the coding sequence ATGTCTGCACCGGGGGTGCGCACCATCACCGTGCGCCATGATGGAACCGAACGAGTCTTCGATTCGAATCAGCAGATCACGCTGGGCCGGGCGCCCGAGGTGACGCTGTTCGTCGACAGTCCGCTCGTATCACGGGTACACGCGATACTGGCCTGGCAGTCGGGGGCTTGGGTACTCACCGACAACGGCAGTACCAACGGGGTGTTCGTCGATGCGCGCCGAGTCGGCGGGCCCGTCCCGATCGACCGGCCCACCCAGGTCCGGCTCGGTGACGCGATCAGCGGTCCACTGCTCTGGCTCGTTCCCGCCGGAGTCCCTCAGCAGCCGCAACGCCCGCAGGCGCAGGCGCGGACACCCCAGTCGCAGCCGTTGCAACGACCCGCGGCGCCGCCGCGGCCGCAATCCGGTGCGCAACCGCAGGTGCCGCGGCACGGCCGGCGCGGACCCACGCCCGGCCGGCCACTACCCGCGCAACGTCCGGCGCCGCCGCAGCAGCCGTCGCACGGTGGTCGGCCCCCCCAGCCGCCGCAGGTGGCGCACGGTGTCCAGCCGCCGCAGGTGGCGCACGGTGTCCAGCCGCCGCAGGCGGCGACCGGTGTCCAGCCGCCGGTGGTACCGCCGCAGCCCGTCAATGTGAACATGACCGCCAAGGCGAGCGTGGCGGCCGTACCGCCGGTGCGCCATCGCGCCACCGAAGGGCCGATCGCCCGTGCCGACCGGATCCCGCCGGGAGGTCTGGCGATCGGGCGCACCTCGGACAATCAGATCGTCGTCAACGATCCGCTGGCCTCGCGTAAGCACGCCCGCCTGGTCGCCGGTGCCGACGGCCTCGCCCTCGAGGACCTGGGTTCGGCCAACGGAACATTCGTCAACGGCGTCCGGCAGCAGCGCACCGCACTGCGCGAACGCGACATCATCACCATCGGCAACATCGACTTCGAGGTGCAGCAGGGCACCCTGGTACATCGGCAACGGCCGGTCGCCGAACAGGGGCTGACCGTCCACGGAGTCGGATTCACCGTCGAGGGCAACAAACAGCTGCTCGTCGATGTGAACATGCAGGCCGCGCGCGGCACGCTGACCGCGTTGATCGGACCCTCCGGCGCCGGTAAGTCCACGTTGTCGAGGCTGATCGCGGGCAGTACGCAGCCCTCCGGCGGCGCGGTCAGCTTCGAAGGTCGTGATCTGCACGCCGAATACGAAGCGCTGCGTTCCCGGATCGGCATGGTCCCGCAGGACGATGTACTGCATCGTCAGCTCACCGTCCGGCAGGCTTTGGGTTTCGCCGCGGAACTCCGGTTGCCGCCGGACTCCTCCAGAGCGGACCGGCAGCAGGTCATCGACGGTGTCCTGCGCGAACTCTCACTCACCGAACATGCCGATACCAGGGTCGACCGGCTCTCGGGAGGCCAGCGCAAACGCGCGTCGGTGGCACTGGAACTGCTCACCGGCCCCGCCCTGCTGATCCTGGACGAACCGACATCCGGCCTGGACCCGGCATTGGACCGGCAGGTCATGATGATGCTGCGGGAACTGGCCGACGCCGGTCGCGTGGTCATCGTGGTCACCCACTCCGTGGCCTGCTTGGACATGTGCGATCAGGTGGTATTGCTGGCGCCCGGAGGGAAAACCGCCTACGCGGGCCACCCCGCGGGTGTGGAAGCCGCGCTGGGCACCAGCGATTGGGCCAAGATCTTCGCCGATGTGGCTGCCAACCCGGACGCCGCGTTCGCGCACTACCGATCCCGGCAGGCGGCGCTGCCGCCGGCACCGCCACCCGCCGCACGGCAGAGTGGCGGCGGGTCGCCTCCGCAATCCGGCGCCTGGAAACAGTTCTCCACCCTGGCCCGGCGGCAATTGCGATTGATCCTGGCCGACCGCGGCTACCTCTCCTTCCTGGTGCTGCTGCCGTTCGTGCTCGGTGGATTGTCGCTGGTGGTACCGGGACAGTACGGGTTCTCACCACCGCCGCTGACCCAGACCGACGACGGGTCCTTCATCCGCGTCGGCAGTTCCGAACCACAGCAGTTGCTGGTGGTACTGATCCTCGGCGCCTGCTTCATGGGGTCCACCCTCACCGTCCGGGATCTGGTCGGGGAGCGGACCATTTTCCTGCGGGAACGCGCGGTCGGACTGCGCTCCGGGGCGTACCTGACGGCGAAGATCGTCGTCTTCAGCGTGGCCGCGCTGCTGCAGTCGGGCGTGATGATCGGGTTCGTGCTGCTGGGCAAGAAACGGCCGGAGGAAGGGTCGGTACTGGCGATCGGTGGCGCGGAACTCTATCTGGATATCGCCGCCACGGCCGTCGCCTGCGTGGTGTTCGGGCTGTTGCTGTCCAGTCTGGCCAAATCCAGTGAACAGGTGATGCCGCTGCTGGTGGTGGCGATCATGGGACTGTTGGTGATGGCCGGGGGCCTGATCCCGGTGACCGACCGTGTGGTGCTGGAACAGGTCTCGTGGCTGTTCCCGTCGCGCTGGGGTTACGCCGCCGCGGCTTCGACGGTGGATATCCGCTCACTGTTCGTCCAATCTCAACAGGACGGGTTCTGGGAACACACGCGCAGTGCGTGGTTCCTGGATATCGGCCTGGTGGTGGCCATCACAGTGGTGCTCGGGCTCATCACCTGGACCCGTCTGCGGCTGAAGAAGTCCGCGAGATGA